A genomic segment from Daphnia carinata strain CSIRO-1 chromosome 1, CSIRO_AGI_Dcar_HiC_V3, whole genome shotgun sequence encodes:
- the LOC130691062 gene encoding TATA-binding protein-associated factor 2N-like translates to MDLGSIDISSSALELTLQIVATMKVVIVLACLMALAAAVETDAVVEASDLDVAEYNRRSGYYGTYRKGYGPYGGEYRGTYRWGRHRRSVEDGALASDLEAAEHQSRSYGGYGSTGGYGGYGNTRGYGGYGRTGGYGGYGSTGGYGGYGSTKSYGYGNTKSYGYGNTKSYGYGGYPSGYGSWGYGSYGGHRAFGYSV, encoded by the exons ATGGATTTGGGCTCCATCGACATCAGTTCTTCAGCTCTCGAGTTAACTCTTcagatcgttgcaacaatGAAAGTCGTG ATCGTACTTGCATGCCTAATGGCGCTTGCCGCCGCCGTTGAGACGGACGCAGTAGTAGAGGCATCTGATTTGGATGTTGCCGAATACAACAGGCGCAGTGGGTACTATGGAACATACCGCAAGGGATATGGACCATATGGTGGCGAATATCGCGGAACATACAGATGGGGCCGCCACCGTCGTTCAGTTGAAGACGGAGCGCTTGCCTCTGATTTGGAGGCTGCGGAACATCAGAGTCGAAGCTATGGAGGCTATGGAAGTACCGGAGGTTATGGAGGCTATGGAAACACCAGAGGCTATGGAGGCTATGGAAGGACCGGAGGATATGGAGGCTATGGAAGTACCGGAGGATATGGAGGCTATGGAAGTACCAAAAGCTATGGCTATGGAAATACCAAAAGCTATGGCTATGGAAATACCAAAAGCTATGGCTATGGTGGCTATCCCAGCGGATACGGAAGTTGGGGCTATGGTAGTTATGGAGGTCACCGTGCCTTTGGGTACTCCGtttaa